In Cupriavidus taiwanensis, the following are encoded in one genomic region:
- a CDS encoding 3-hydroxyacyl-CoA dehydrogenase, producing MSTFTIDTLGIVGTGAMGRGIAQIAAQAGLTVNLYDANPQAVEAARKYLQDTLARLADKGKISSADAEATLARVKPCGALDDLAGCDMVLEAIVEKLEVKRDLVARLEAVLREDAIIASNTSSLSITAIAVGAKHPGRIAGYHFFNPVPLMKVVEVIDGLSGNPAVGDALMALSRRMGHTPVRCKDMPGFIVNHAGRGMNIEGLKVAQEGVAAFADIDNIMREQAGFRMGPFELMDLTGLDVSHPVMESIYNQFYQEPRYRPSPITAIRAVGGLIGRKAGAGFYSYADGQKQVPAAAAAPAARPSSVWVSHASERGHAMVTKLLGALGVTPEGGNQPSADALIIVTPLGLDATTSALQQGLDPARTVAIDTLLPFEATKRRTLMTTPATSAAARDAAHGLFASDGVPVTVIRDSAGFVAQRVLCCIINIASDIAQQRIATPSDIDLAVNLGLGYPKGPLALGDAVGPQLVLETLRNMEALTGDMRYRPSPWLWRRAGLGLSLLAEEQ from the coding sequence ATGAGCACTTTCACCATCGATACGCTGGGTATCGTCGGCACCGGCGCCATGGGCCGGGGCATCGCGCAGATCGCCGCGCAGGCAGGCCTGACCGTCAACCTGTACGACGCCAACCCGCAGGCGGTGGAAGCCGCGCGCAAGTACCTGCAGGACACGCTCGCCAGGCTGGCCGACAAGGGCAAGATCAGCAGCGCCGACGCCGAGGCCACGCTGGCCCGCGTCAAGCCCTGCGGCGCGCTCGACGACCTGGCCGGCTGCGACATGGTGCTCGAAGCCATCGTCGAGAAGCTGGAGGTCAAGCGCGACCTGGTCGCCAGGCTCGAAGCCGTGTTGCGCGAGGACGCCATCATCGCCTCGAACACGTCGTCGCTGTCGATCACGGCGATCGCCGTCGGCGCGAAGCACCCGGGCCGCATCGCCGGCTACCACTTCTTCAACCCGGTGCCGCTGATGAAGGTGGTCGAGGTGATCGACGGCCTGTCGGGCAACCCTGCGGTAGGCGATGCGCTAATGGCGCTGTCGCGCCGCATGGGCCATACGCCGGTGCGCTGCAAGGACATGCCGGGCTTTATCGTCAACCACGCCGGCCGCGGCATGAATATCGAAGGGCTGAAGGTGGCGCAGGAAGGCGTGGCCGCGTTTGCCGATATCGACAACATCATGCGCGAGCAGGCCGGCTTCCGCATGGGCCCGTTCGAGCTGATGGACCTGACCGGGCTGGACGTGTCGCATCCGGTGATGGAATCGATCTACAACCAGTTCTACCAGGAGCCGCGCTACCGGCCGTCGCCGATCACCGCGATCCGCGCGGTCGGCGGGCTGATCGGGCGCAAGGCCGGTGCTGGTTTCTATTCGTACGCCGATGGCCAGAAGCAGGTGCCGGCCGCCGCCGCGGCGCCGGCCGCGCGCCCGTCGAGCGTCTGGGTCAGCCACGCCAGCGAGCGCGGCCATGCCATGGTCACCAAGCTGCTGGGCGCGCTGGGCGTGACCCCGGAAGGCGGCAACCAGCCGTCGGCCGACGCGCTGATCATCGTCACGCCGCTGGGCCTGGACGCCACCACCAGCGCGCTGCAACAGGGCCTGGACCCGGCCCGCACCGTCGCCATCGACACGCTGCTGCCGTTCGAGGCCACCAAGCGCCGCACGCTGATGACCACGCCGGCCACCAGCGCCGCCGCGCGCGATGCCGCGCACGGCCTCTTTGCCAGCGACGGCGTGCCGGTCACGGTGATCCGCGACTCGGCCGGCTTCGTCGCGCAGCGCGTGCTCTGCTGCATCATCAATATCGCCAGCGACATCGCGCAGCAGCGCATCGCCACGCCGTCGGACATCGACTTGGCCGTGAACCTCGGCCTGGGCTACCCGAAGGGCCCGCTGGCGCTCGGCGATGCGGTCGGCCCGCAGCTGGTGCTGGAGACGCTGCGCAACATGGAAGCGCTGACCGGCGACATGCGCTACCGCCCCAGCCCGTGGCTGTGGCGCCGTGCCGGCCTGGGCCTGTCGCTGCTGGCCGAAGAGCAGTAA